One Bombus vancouverensis nearcticus chromosome 7, iyBomVanc1_principal, whole genome shotgun sequence DNA window includes the following coding sequences:
- the LOC117156034 gene encoding membrane-associated guanylate kinase, WW and PDZ domain-containing protein 1 isoform X3 gives MATKTEDTTSIDNTNDGESMDKEVLAISGNDETNHRIPPTYLYNSGSEQNTGISNQEQSNRNRTQATEDQLGPLPPNWEKAYTDTGEVYFIDHNTGTSHWLDPRLSKFQKRSLEECLDDELPYGWEKIDDTLYGTYFIDHVNRRTQYENPVLQAKRAQQSLGERKSPNFTRNPDKLKGQKIRTTLIKSSRGLGFTIVGGDDSVEEFLQIKSVVPNGPAWLDGKLQTGDVLVYVNDTCVLGFTHNEMVNVFKSISSGETVALEVCRGYPLPFDPNDPNTEVVTTIAVNAPEDPRMYMDLDPTLQSNGRFNFLDSTFLPVHSLQNGENLATTSVNSMPDLCISDKINTIKRPSSTDILLSESSDLNDCKDSSMSSKSEFLSIAIVKGTMGFGFTIADSAHGQKVKKILDRHRCKNLMEGDILVNINDINVRNMCHSEVVQVLKDCARNEEALIHVQRTTSKSNEKKEKNSQDFFRSKTPTADIYSTQTKTVVPSRPKTPLIDTRNRPKSPPGAIRSNWNEQNENELNPLDNRYKYSEYTHSMYYNDPYKANITNLSDNFVTMTNLDDDSVRNSAKRDWVTNDKLNINNDVYSIDIPHHDNMLKQNGCLHSDYYKDLYTSQSHSQYSEQDYNVYSIGQEQNVDTGEIWDKRKETTSFEHEQPHSSSIPRYPQYSNELVCPIVPDIEWVETLVTLVRQDTGFGFRIVGGTEEGSQQVSVGHIVPGGAADLDNRLNTGDLIMSVDSESVMNSSHHHVVQLMIAAAQNGRVTLGIRRRINTQEHLPENLQTHYNRQMNLQYPYDVTVTRMENEGFGFVIISSVNKAGSTIGRIIEGSPAERCGRLNVGDHILAVNHVDITNVCHKDIVNLIKDSGYSVTLTIGYPLDDCCSNTSLSQKDEPTCDGDGGQYHAVELTRGTRGFGFSIRGGREFQNMPLFVLQIAENGPASIDNRLRVGDQIIEINGINTKNMTHTEAIEIIRNGGPSVRLLVRRGCQMPSVSNLTIDQISIRPIDEGTPRRHLLKLHEMGVHPKKRQKVRFFILLNCCSSKNRYL, from the exons ATGGCTACAAAAACAGAAGATACAACATCTATTGATAATACTAATGATG GAGAGAGTATGGACAAAGAAGTATTAGCAATTAGTGGAAATGATGAAACTAATCATCGTATTCCACCAACATATTTGTATAATTCGGGTTCTGAACAAAATACAGGAATATCCAATCAGGAACAAAGTAATAGAAATCGTACTCAAGCTACAGAAGATCAATTAGGACCTCTACCACCAAATTGGGAGAAAGCTTACACAGACACAGgagaagtttattttataga TCACAATACAGGCACTTCTCACTGGTTAGACCCACGTTTATCTAAATTTCAAAAAAGGTCTCTTGAAGAATGTTTGGATGATGAATTACCTTATGGTTGGGAAAAAATAGATGATACTCTTTATGGTACATATTTTATTGATCATGTAAATCGTAGAACTCAATATGAAAATCCTGTATTGCAAGCCAAAAGGGCACAACAAAGTTTAGGAGAAAGGAAGAGTCCTAACTTCACAAGAAATCCTGATAAACTAAAAGGCCAGAAAATCAGAACAACTTTGATAAAAAGTTCAAGAGGATTAGGATTTACAATTGTTGGTGGAGATGACTCAGTTGAggaatttttacaaattaagAGTGTGGTACCAAATGGTCCAGCATGGTTAGATGGAAAATTACAAACTG GGGATGTGCTGGTATATGTTAATGATACCTGTGTTTTGGGTTTTACACATAATGAAATGGTTAATGTTTTCAAATCAATTAGCAGTGGTGAAACTGTTGCATTGGAAGTGTGTCGTGGTTATCCATTGCCATTTGATCCAAATGACCCAAATACAGAAGTGGTTACAACTATTGCTGTTAATGCACCAG AAGATCCGAGAATGTATATGGATTTAGACCCTACTCTACAAAGTAATGGTCGTTTCAATTTCCTGGATTCTACATTCTTACCAGTACATAGTCTTCAAAATGGTGAAAACCTTGCCACTACTTCTGTCAACTCAATGCCAGATCTTTGTATTTCGGATAAGATTAATACAATTAAGAGACCTAGTAGTACAGATATTTTATTGTCTGAAAGCAGCGATTTGAATGACTGTAAAGACTCATCAATGTCTTCCAAATCAGAATTTCTCAGTATTGCGATTGTAAAGGGTACCATGGGATTTGGATTTACAATAGCAGATTCAGCTCATGGTCAGAAGGTTAAAAAAATTTTAGATCGCCATCGCTGTAAAAATTTAATGGAAGGTGATATTTTAGTCAATATAAATGATATTAACGTGAGGAACATGTGTCACTCAGAAGTGGTACAAGTGTTGAAAGATTGTGCTCGCAATGAAGAAGCATTGATACATGTACAAAGAACAACATCCAAATcaaacgaaaagaaagaaaaaaattcacAGGACTTCTTTAGAAGTAAAACACCGACGGCTGATATTTATAGCACTCAAACAAAGACTGTTGTACCAAGTCGACCAAAAACTCCACTTATCGATACCAGGAATCGTCCAAAGTCCCCACCCGGTGCGATCAGATCAAACTGGAATGAACAAAACGAAAACGAATTAAATCCACTCGATAATCGATACAAATATTCAGAATACACTCATAGCATGTATTACAATGATCCATATAAagcaaatattacaaatttatctgACAACTTTGTTACAATGACAAATTTAGATGATGATTCTGTAAGAAATAGCGCAAAAAGAGATTGGGTTACAaacgataaattaaatataaataatgatgtATATTCTATCGATATACCTCACCACGATAACATGTTGAAACAAAATGGATGTTTACATTCAGACTATTATAAAGATTTATATACGTCACAATCTCATTCTCAATATAGTGAAcaagattataatgtatattctATTGGTCAGGAACAAAATGTTGACACTGGTGAAATATGGGATAAACGGAAAGAGACTACCAGTTTTGAGCATGAACAACCACATTCCAGTTCGATACCGCG GTATCCTCAATATAGCAACGAGTTAGTGTGCCCAATTGTGCCTGATATAGAATGGGTAGAGACACTGGTAACTTTAGTAAGACAAGATACAGGATTTGGATTTAGAATAGTTGGTGGTACTGAGGAAGGATCTCAA CAGGTTTCAGTTGGACATATTGTACCAGGTGGTGCAGCAGACTTAGATAACAGATTAAATACAGGTGATCTAATTATGTCTGTCGATAGTGAGAGTGTTATGAATTCATCACATCATCACGTCGTTCAATTAATGATAGCTGCCGCTCAAAATGGTAGAGTCACTCTAGGAATTCGTCGTCGAATTAACACCCAAGAACATCTTCCAGAAAATCTTCAAACTCACTATAATAGACAAATGAATCTCCAATATCCTTATGACGTGACGGTTACTAGAATGGAAAATGAAGGTTTTGGTTTTGTTATCATTTCCTCAGTTAATAAAGCCGGTTCGACGATAGGTAGAATAATCGAAGGTTCACCCGCGGAAAGATGCGGCCGATTAAATGTTGGCGATCATATTCTTGCCGTCAATCATGTAGATATTACAAATGTTTGTCATAAAGACATTGtgaatttaattaaagattCGGGTTATTCCGTTACGTTGACAATTGGTTATCCTCTTGATGATTGTTGTAGTAATACGTCTTTATCGCAAAAG GATGAACCAACATGTGATGGAGATGGAGGTCAATATCATGCTGTGGAATTGACTCGTGGAACTAGAGGATTTGGTTTCAGTATTCGTGGAGGACGCGAATTTCAAAACATGCCATTATTTGTGTTACAAATTGCAGAAAATGGTCCGGCATCCATTGATAATCGATTAAGA GTTGGTGatcaaataattgaaataaatggaattaatactaaaaatatGACACATACAGaagctattgaaattatacGAAACGGTGGACCATCCGTTCGACTTTTAGTTCGACGCGGTTGTCAGATGCCTTCAGTG AGTAATCTCACAATCGACCAAATAAGTATTCGACCGATTGATGAGGGCACCCCACGCAGACATTTATTGAAATTACACGAGATGGGTGTGCACCCTAAAAAACGTCAGAAAGTtcgatttttcattttactcAACTGCTGTTCATCCAAAAATAGATATTTATAA
- the LOC117156034 gene encoding membrane-associated guanylate kinase, WW and PDZ domain-containing protein 1 isoform X5 yields the protein MATKTEDTTSIDNTNDGESMDKEVLAISGNDETNHRIPPTYLYNSGSEQNTGISNQEQSNRNRTQATEDQLGPLPPNWEKAYTDTGEVYFIDHNTGTSHWLDPRLSKFQKRSLEECLDDELPYGWEKIDDTLYGTYFIDHVNRRTQYENPVLQAKRAQQSLGERKSPNFTRNPDKLKGQKIRTTLIKSSRGLGFTIVGGDDSVEEFLQIKSVVPNGPAWLDGKLQTGDVLVYVNDTCVLGFTHNEMVNVFKSISSGETVALEVCRGYPLPFDPNDPNTEVVTTIAVNAPDPRMYMDLDPTLQSNGRFNFLDSTFLPVHSLQNGENLATTSVNSMPDLCISDKINTIKRPSSTDILLSESSDLNDCKDSSMSSKSEFLSIAIVKGTMGFGFTIADSAHGQKVKKILDRHRCKNLMEGDILVNINDINVRNMCHSEVVQVLKDCARNEEALIHVQRTTSKSNEKKEKNSQDFFRSKTPTADIYSTQTKTVVPSRPKTPLIDTRNRPKSPPGAIRSNWNEQNENELNPLDNRYKYSEYTHSMYYNDPYKANITNLSDNFVTMTNLDDDSVRNSAKRDWVTNDKLNINNDVYSIDIPHHDNMLKQNGCLHSDYYKDLYTSQSHSQYSEQDYNVYSIGQEQNVDTGEIWDKRKETTSFEHEQPHSSSIPRYPQYSNELVCPIVPDIEWVETLVTLVRQDTGFGFRIVGGTEEGSQQVSVGHIVPGGAADLDNRLNTGDLIMSVDSESVMNSSHHHVVQLMIAAAQNGRVTLGIRRRINTQEHLPENLQTHYNRQMNLQYPYDVTVTRMENEGFGFVIISSVNKAGSTIGRIIEGSPAERCGRLNVGDHILAVNHVDITNVCHKDIVNLIKDSGYSVTLTIGYPLDDCCSNTSLSQKDEPTCDGDGGQYHAVELTRGTRGFGFSIRGGREFQNMPLFVLQIAENGPASIDNRLRVGDQIIEINGINTKNMTHTEAIEIIRNGGPSVRLLVRRGCQMPSVSNLTIDQISIRPIDEGTPRRHLLKLHEMGVHPKKRQKVRFFILLNCCSSKNRYL from the exons ATGGCTACAAAAACAGAAGATACAACATCTATTGATAATACTAATGATG GAGAGAGTATGGACAAAGAAGTATTAGCAATTAGTGGAAATGATGAAACTAATCATCGTATTCCACCAACATATTTGTATAATTCGGGTTCTGAACAAAATACAGGAATATCCAATCAGGAACAAAGTAATAGAAATCGTACTCAAGCTACAGAAGATCAATTAGGACCTCTACCACCAAATTGGGAGAAAGCTTACACAGACACAGgagaagtttattttataga TCACAATACAGGCACTTCTCACTGGTTAGACCCACGTTTATCTAAATTTCAAAAAAGGTCTCTTGAAGAATGTTTGGATGATGAATTACCTTATGGTTGGGAAAAAATAGATGATACTCTTTATGGTACATATTTTATTGATCATGTAAATCGTAGAACTCAATATGAAAATCCTGTATTGCAAGCCAAAAGGGCACAACAAAGTTTAGGAGAAAGGAAGAGTCCTAACTTCACAAGAAATCCTGATAAACTAAAAGGCCAGAAAATCAGAACAACTTTGATAAAAAGTTCAAGAGGATTAGGATTTACAATTGTTGGTGGAGATGACTCAGTTGAggaatttttacaaattaagAGTGTGGTACCAAATGGTCCAGCATGGTTAGATGGAAAATTACAAACTG GGGATGTGCTGGTATATGTTAATGATACCTGTGTTTTGGGTTTTACACATAATGAAATGGTTAATGTTTTCAAATCAATTAGCAGTGGTGAAACTGTTGCATTGGAAGTGTGTCGTGGTTATCCATTGCCATTTGATCCAAATGACCCAAATACAGAAGTGGTTACAACTATTGCTGTTAATGCACCAG ATCCGAGAATGTATATGGATTTAGACCCTACTCTACAAAGTAATGGTCGTTTCAATTTCCTGGATTCTACATTCTTACCAGTACATAGTCTTCAAAATGGTGAAAACCTTGCCACTACTTCTGTCAACTCAATGCCAGATCTTTGTATTTCGGATAAGATTAATACAATTAAGAGACCTAGTAGTACAGATATTTTATTGTCTGAAAGCAGCGATTTGAATGACTGTAAAGACTCATCAATGTCTTCCAAATCAGAATTTCTCAGTATTGCGATTGTAAAGGGTACCATGGGATTTGGATTTACAATAGCAGATTCAGCTCATGGTCAGAAGGTTAAAAAAATTTTAGATCGCCATCGCTGTAAAAATTTAATGGAAGGTGATATTTTAGTCAATATAAATGATATTAACGTGAGGAACATGTGTCACTCAGAAGTGGTACAAGTGTTGAAAGATTGTGCTCGCAATGAAGAAGCATTGATACATGTACAAAGAACAACATCCAAATcaaacgaaaagaaagaaaaaaattcacAGGACTTCTTTAGAAGTAAAACACCGACGGCTGATATTTATAGCACTCAAACAAAGACTGTTGTACCAAGTCGACCAAAAACTCCACTTATCGATACCAGGAATCGTCCAAAGTCCCCACCCGGTGCGATCAGATCAAACTGGAATGAACAAAACGAAAACGAATTAAATCCACTCGATAATCGATACAAATATTCAGAATACACTCATAGCATGTATTACAATGATCCATATAAagcaaatattacaaatttatctgACAACTTTGTTACAATGACAAATTTAGATGATGATTCTGTAAGAAATAGCGCAAAAAGAGATTGGGTTACAaacgataaattaaatataaataatgatgtATATTCTATCGATATACCTCACCACGATAACATGTTGAAACAAAATGGATGTTTACATTCAGACTATTATAAAGATTTATATACGTCACAATCTCATTCTCAATATAGTGAAcaagattataatgtatattctATTGGTCAGGAACAAAATGTTGACACTGGTGAAATATGGGATAAACGGAAAGAGACTACCAGTTTTGAGCATGAACAACCACATTCCAGTTCGATACCGCG GTATCCTCAATATAGCAACGAGTTAGTGTGCCCAATTGTGCCTGATATAGAATGGGTAGAGACACTGGTAACTTTAGTAAGACAAGATACAGGATTTGGATTTAGAATAGTTGGTGGTACTGAGGAAGGATCTCAA CAGGTTTCAGTTGGACATATTGTACCAGGTGGTGCAGCAGACTTAGATAACAGATTAAATACAGGTGATCTAATTATGTCTGTCGATAGTGAGAGTGTTATGAATTCATCACATCATCACGTCGTTCAATTAATGATAGCTGCCGCTCAAAATGGTAGAGTCACTCTAGGAATTCGTCGTCGAATTAACACCCAAGAACATCTTCCAGAAAATCTTCAAACTCACTATAATAGACAAATGAATCTCCAATATCCTTATGACGTGACGGTTACTAGAATGGAAAATGAAGGTTTTGGTTTTGTTATCATTTCCTCAGTTAATAAAGCCGGTTCGACGATAGGTAGAATAATCGAAGGTTCACCCGCGGAAAGATGCGGCCGATTAAATGTTGGCGATCATATTCTTGCCGTCAATCATGTAGATATTACAAATGTTTGTCATAAAGACATTGtgaatttaattaaagattCGGGTTATTCCGTTACGTTGACAATTGGTTATCCTCTTGATGATTGTTGTAGTAATACGTCTTTATCGCAAAAG GATGAACCAACATGTGATGGAGATGGAGGTCAATATCATGCTGTGGAATTGACTCGTGGAACTAGAGGATTTGGTTTCAGTATTCGTGGAGGACGCGAATTTCAAAACATGCCATTATTTGTGTTACAAATTGCAGAAAATGGTCCGGCATCCATTGATAATCGATTAAGA GTTGGTGatcaaataattgaaataaatggaattaatactaaaaatatGACACATACAGaagctattgaaattatacGAAACGGTGGACCATCCGTTCGACTTTTAGTTCGACGCGGTTGTCAGATGCCTTCAGTG AGTAATCTCACAATCGACCAAATAAGTATTCGACCGATTGATGAGGGCACCCCACGCAGACATTTATTGAAATTACACGAGATGGGTGTGCACCCTAAAAAACGTCAGAAAGTtcgatttttcattttactcAACTGCTGTTCATCCAAAAATAGATATTTATAA
- the LOC117156034 gene encoding membrane-associated guanylate kinase, WW and PDZ domain-containing protein 1 isoform X6, producing the protein MATKTEDTTSIDNTNDGESMDKEVLAISGNDETNHRIPPTYLYNSGSEQNTGISNQEQSNRNRTQATEDQLGPLPPNWEKAYTDTGEVYFIDHNTGTSHWLDPRLSKFQKRSLEECLDDELPYGWEKIDDTLYGTYFIDHVNRRTQYENPVLQAKRAQQSLGERKSPNFTRNPDKLKGQKIRTTLIKSSRGLGFTIVGGDDSVEEFLQIKSVVPNGPAWLDGKLQTGDVLVYVNDTCVLGFTHNEMVNVFKSISSGETVALEVCRGYPLPFDPNDPNTEVVTTIAVNAPDILTEDPRMYMDLDPTLQSNGRFNFLDSTFLPVHSLQNGENLATTSVNSMPDLCISDKINTIKRPSSTDILLSESSDLNDCKDSSMSSKSEFLSIAIVKGTMGFGFTIADSAHGQKVKKILDRHRCKNLMEGDILVNINDINVRNMCHSEVVQVLKDCARNEEALIHVQRTTSKSNEKKEKNSQDFFRSKTPTADIYSTQTKTVVPSRPKTPLIDTRNRPKSPPGAIRSNWNEQNENELNPLDNRYKYSEYTHSMYYNDPYKANITNLSDNFVTMTNLDDDSVRNSAKRDWVTNDKLNINNDVYSIDIPHHDNMLKQNGCLHSDYYKDLYTSQSHSQYSEQDYNVYSIGQEQNVDTGEIWDKRKETTSFEHEQPHSSSIPRYPQYSNELVCPIVPDIEWVETLVTLVRQDTGFGFRIVGGTEEGSQQVSVGHIVPGGAADLDNRLNTGDLIMSVDSESVMNSSHHHVVQLMIAAAQNGRVTLGIRRRINTQEHLPENLQTHYNRQMNLQYPYDVTVTRMENEGFGFVIISSVNKAGSTIGRIIEGSPAERCGRLNVGDHILAVNHVDITNVCHKDIVNLIKDSGYSVTLTIGYPLDDCCSNTSLSQKDEPTCDGDGGQYHAVELTRGTRGFGFSIRGGREFQNMPLFVLQIAENGPASIDNRLRVGDQIIEINGINTKNMTHTEAIEIIRNGGPSVRLLVRRGCQMPSV; encoded by the exons ATGGCTACAAAAACAGAAGATACAACATCTATTGATAATACTAATGATG GAGAGAGTATGGACAAAGAAGTATTAGCAATTAGTGGAAATGATGAAACTAATCATCGTATTCCACCAACATATTTGTATAATTCGGGTTCTGAACAAAATACAGGAATATCCAATCAGGAACAAAGTAATAGAAATCGTACTCAAGCTACAGAAGATCAATTAGGACCTCTACCACCAAATTGGGAGAAAGCTTACACAGACACAGgagaagtttattttataga TCACAATACAGGCACTTCTCACTGGTTAGACCCACGTTTATCTAAATTTCAAAAAAGGTCTCTTGAAGAATGTTTGGATGATGAATTACCTTATGGTTGGGAAAAAATAGATGATACTCTTTATGGTACATATTTTATTGATCATGTAAATCGTAGAACTCAATATGAAAATCCTGTATTGCAAGCCAAAAGGGCACAACAAAGTTTAGGAGAAAGGAAGAGTCCTAACTTCACAAGAAATCCTGATAAACTAAAAGGCCAGAAAATCAGAACAACTTTGATAAAAAGTTCAAGAGGATTAGGATTTACAATTGTTGGTGGAGATGACTCAGTTGAggaatttttacaaattaagAGTGTGGTACCAAATGGTCCAGCATGGTTAGATGGAAAATTACAAACTG GGGATGTGCTGGTATATGTTAATGATACCTGTGTTTTGGGTTTTACACATAATGAAATGGTTAATGTTTTCAAATCAATTAGCAGTGGTGAAACTGTTGCATTGGAAGTGTGTCGTGGTTATCCATTGCCATTTGATCCAAATGACCCAAATACAGAAGTGGTTACAACTATTGCTGTTAATGCACCAG ATATTTTAACAGAAGATCCGAGAATGTATATGGATTTAGACCCTACTCTACAAAGTAATGGTCGTTTCAATTTCCTGGATTCTACATTCTTACCAGTACATAGTCTTCAAAATGGTGAAAACCTTGCCACTACTTCTGTCAACTCAATGCCAGATCTTTGTATTTCGGATAAGATTAATACAATTAAGAGACCTAGTAGTACAGATATTTTATTGTCTGAAAGCAGCGATTTGAATGACTGTAAAGACTCATCAATGTCTTCCAAATCAGAATTTCTCAGTATTGCGATTGTAAAGGGTACCATGGGATTTGGATTTACAATAGCAGATTCAGCTCATGGTCAGAAGGTTAAAAAAATTTTAGATCGCCATCGCTGTAAAAATTTAATGGAAGGTGATATTTTAGTCAATATAAATGATATTAACGTGAGGAACATGTGTCACTCAGAAGTGGTACAAGTGTTGAAAGATTGTGCTCGCAATGAAGAAGCATTGATACATGTACAAAGAACAACATCCAAATcaaacgaaaagaaagaaaaaaattcacAGGACTTCTTTAGAAGTAAAACACCGACGGCTGATATTTATAGCACTCAAACAAAGACTGTTGTACCAAGTCGACCAAAAACTCCACTTATCGATACCAGGAATCGTCCAAAGTCCCCACCCGGTGCGATCAGATCAAACTGGAATGAACAAAACGAAAACGAATTAAATCCACTCGATAATCGATACAAATATTCAGAATACACTCATAGCATGTATTACAATGATCCATATAAagcaaatattacaaatttatctgACAACTTTGTTACAATGACAAATTTAGATGATGATTCTGTAAGAAATAGCGCAAAAAGAGATTGGGTTACAaacgataaattaaatataaataatgatgtATATTCTATCGATATACCTCACCACGATAACATGTTGAAACAAAATGGATGTTTACATTCAGACTATTATAAAGATTTATATACGTCACAATCTCATTCTCAATATAGTGAAcaagattataatgtatattctATTGGTCAGGAACAAAATGTTGACACTGGTGAAATATGGGATAAACGGAAAGAGACTACCAGTTTTGAGCATGAACAACCACATTCCAGTTCGATACCGCG GTATCCTCAATATAGCAACGAGTTAGTGTGCCCAATTGTGCCTGATATAGAATGGGTAGAGACACTGGTAACTTTAGTAAGACAAGATACAGGATTTGGATTTAGAATAGTTGGTGGTACTGAGGAAGGATCTCAA CAGGTTTCAGTTGGACATATTGTACCAGGTGGTGCAGCAGACTTAGATAACAGATTAAATACAGGTGATCTAATTATGTCTGTCGATAGTGAGAGTGTTATGAATTCATCACATCATCACGTCGTTCAATTAATGATAGCTGCCGCTCAAAATGGTAGAGTCACTCTAGGAATTCGTCGTCGAATTAACACCCAAGAACATCTTCCAGAAAATCTTCAAACTCACTATAATAGACAAATGAATCTCCAATATCCTTATGACGTGACGGTTACTAGAATGGAAAATGAAGGTTTTGGTTTTGTTATCATTTCCTCAGTTAATAAAGCCGGTTCGACGATAGGTAGAATAATCGAAGGTTCACCCGCGGAAAGATGCGGCCGATTAAATGTTGGCGATCATATTCTTGCCGTCAATCATGTAGATATTACAAATGTTTGTCATAAAGACATTGtgaatttaattaaagattCGGGTTATTCCGTTACGTTGACAATTGGTTATCCTCTTGATGATTGTTGTAGTAATACGTCTTTATCGCAAAAG GATGAACCAACATGTGATGGAGATGGAGGTCAATATCATGCTGTGGAATTGACTCGTGGAACTAGAGGATTTGGTTTCAGTATTCGTGGAGGACGCGAATTTCAAAACATGCCATTATTTGTGTTACAAATTGCAGAAAATGGTCCGGCATCCATTGATAATCGATTAAGA GTTGGTGatcaaataattgaaataaatggaattaatactaaaaatatGACACATACAGaagctattgaaattatacGAAACGGTGGACCATCCGTTCGACTTTTAGTTCGACGCGGTTGTCAGATGCCTTCAGTG TGA